From Thermoanaerobaculia bacterium, a single genomic window includes:
- a CDS encoding alkaline phosphatase D family protein, translating into MSISRRSFLKAAAAIGASFAWAGTACSSRVRWQERRDLYPQGVASGDPDPGSVILWTRRPYAQGTRELLTVEVAEDEAFRRVVAHAEAPVSLAADWTARVLVGGLEPARTYWYRFTDSEGNGSRVGRTITAPLAEDPRTVNFAFVSCQDINEGKLNGYRRMIYEDERAAEASQLGFVLHLGDFIYEVVQYPDEVKTRYDRTIYEVARIPEGHKVGNFHIPLTLEGYRVIYKGYLADPDLQDARARWPFVCIWDNHEFSWQGWQSTLKAGRFEQPAPSIKIAANQAWFEYLPARVAPPSGSLDEFGPPAVKDGVPITEFDGNGLGMEPNNLTAIHSLKAYRTLRYGRNLDLIVTDQHSYRSANCFSDPSLGNLGGEEFIAMFPEALMRVLDGGRAANGGHPPAEIRFNDAHVPNPRRSAPPQTILGAEQKAWFKEQLRSSTAAWKTWANSQGTLDQRADPQNLPPGLTKEAWPADGGYAAMSAGDYGTAFLERAEIYQLVRDSKVSGFAIVSGDLHSFWAGYAAAELPPGKFDPVGLSFVGASLISPGAMEAQEHNLPKDAVLRPLFLADRPEGAAGAAGPPDWTHNMLLRHGVRACLEYAKSFDLARARALSNPDLAPHLEFVDLGGHGYGKVQLSASEMRTEFVCIPRPITRSERPDGGPLRYRVVHTAALWKSGERPRLETTVLEGDPGLSI; encoded by the coding sequence ATGAGCATCAGCCGCCGGTCCTTTCTCAAGGCAGCAGCCGCCATCGGAGCTTCGTTCGCGTGGGCCGGTACGGCCTGCAGCTCGCGGGTCCGCTGGCAGGAGCGACGCGATCTCTATCCGCAAGGGGTCGCCTCGGGCGATCCCGACCCGGGGAGCGTCATCCTGTGGACGAGGCGTCCGTATGCCCAGGGCACGCGCGAGCTCCTCACCGTCGAGGTCGCCGAGGACGAGGCCTTTCGCCGCGTCGTGGCGCACGCCGAGGCCCCGGTCTCCCTCGCCGCGGACTGGACGGCGCGCGTGCTCGTCGGCGGGCTCGAGCCGGCGCGCACCTACTGGTATCGGTTCACCGACAGCGAAGGCAACGGCAGCCGGGTCGGCCGCACGATCACCGCGCCGTTGGCCGAAGATCCCCGCACGGTGAACTTCGCCTTCGTGAGCTGTCAGGACATCAACGAGGGCAAGCTCAACGGCTATCGCCGGATGATCTACGAAGACGAACGCGCTGCCGAAGCCTCCCAGCTCGGCTTCGTGCTGCACCTGGGCGACTTCATCTACGAGGTCGTCCAGTATCCCGACGAAGTGAAGACCCGCTACGACCGCACGATCTATGAGGTCGCGCGCATCCCCGAAGGCCACAAGGTCGGCAACTTCCACATCCCGCTGACCCTCGAAGGCTACCGGGTCATCTACAAGGGCTATCTCGCCGATCCCGACCTCCAGGACGCCCGCGCGCGCTGGCCGTTCGTCTGCATCTGGGACAACCACGAGTTCTCCTGGCAGGGTTGGCAGAGCACCCTCAAGGCAGGGAGGTTCGAGCAGCCCGCCCCGAGCATCAAGATCGCAGCGAATCAGGCCTGGTTCGAATACCTCCCCGCGCGCGTCGCGCCGCCCAGCGGGTCGCTCGACGAGTTCGGTCCGCCCGCCGTGAAGGACGGTGTTCCCATCACGGAGTTCGACGGCAACGGTCTGGGGATGGAGCCGAACAACCTGACGGCGATCCACAGCCTCAAGGCCTACCGGACGCTGCGCTATGGCCGGAACCTGGATCTGATCGTCACCGACCAGCACAGCTACCGCAGCGCGAACTGCTTCAGCGATCCGTCGCTGGGGAATCTCGGCGGCGAGGAGTTCATCGCCATGTTCCCCGAGGCTCTGATGCGGGTTCTGGACGGCGGGCGCGCCGCGAACGGCGGCCATCCCCCGGCGGAGATCCGCTTCAACGACGCGCATGTCCCCAACCCGCGACGCAGCGCGCCGCCGCAGACGATCCTCGGGGCGGAGCAGAAGGCGTGGTTCAAAGAGCAGCTCCGGAGCTCGACGGCGGCGTGGAAGACCTGGGCCAACTCGCAGGGCACGCTCGACCAGCGCGCCGACCCGCAGAACCTCCCCCCGGGTCTCACCAAGGAGGCCTGGCCTGCGGACGGCGGGTACGCGGCCATGAGCGCCGGTGACTACGGCACCGCGTTCCTGGAGCGCGCCGAGATCTACCAGCTCGTGCGCGATTCCAAGGTGTCGGGCTTCGCCATCGTCTCGGGCGACCTCCACAGCTTCTGGGCCGGCTATGCGGCCGCCGAGCTTCCACCCGGCAAATTCGACCCCGTCGGCCTGAGCTTCGTCGGCGCCTCGCTCATCAGCCCGGGCGCCATGGAAGCGCAGGAGCACAATCTCCCGAAGGACGCTGTGCTCCGCCCGCTGTTTCTCGCCGACCGCCCGGAGGGGGCGGCGGGGGCGGCGGGGCCGCCGGACTGGACCCACAACATGCTGCTCCGGCACGGCGTCCGCGCGTGTCTCGAGTACGCGAAGAGCTTCGACCTCGCCCGCGCTCGCGCGCTCTCCAACCCGGATCTCGCGCCGCACTTGGAGTTCGTGGATCTCGGAGGGCATGGCTACGGCAAGGTCCAGTTGTCGGCCAGCGAGATGCGCACCGAGTTCGTCTGCATTCCGCGGCCGATCACGCGCAGCGAAAGACCGGACGGCGGGCCGCTCCGCTATCGGGTCGTGCACACCGCCGCGCTGTGGAAGAGCGGCGAGCGCCCCCGGCTCGAGACCACGGTGCTCGAGGGCGACCCCGGGCTGTCGATCTGA
- a CDS encoding FG-GAP repeat protein, with the protein MTTLRRRLALVAPLLLALVPLPPLAGQLGPVSTQFWSAGSPDLVTSPQALALLGSALAAGDFDCDGFDDLAVGIPDDDDNNGALADTGFVLVVYGSASGLVAADHQVWDQQSLAQEVEEADDRFGAALAAGDFDDDGCDDLAIGSPDEDIGTETDAGGLQIVYGSSLGLVTDGNAFFRQGTGGVSGAPEAADRFAASLAIGDFDDDGFDDLAIGVAGESIGAVTEAGAVHILFGSAAGLSGPSELLLYRGSELPGTPREGERLGAALAAGQFGGSLPGQDLAIGAPGSNGFDNDVEAEGLVFVYRDVGAGLVVGQFTQSSPGVPGNSEPFDFFGLTLAAGDFDGDGFDEIAVGSPGENLEGEAVANAGAVTVLDIDAGLHFLLLQSDFPFEEPSEADEFGSVLVAGDFDADGADDLALGVPFEDLGPVTTTGIVHVIHGAAGVGLSLATASNWLQTIDPSEVGDGFGFALAAGRFAGHSGQDLAIGAPGETVSSEVAAGAWNVVYSEALFRDGFETQAHCNWSSSVGAPTC; encoded by the coding sequence ATGACGACCCTCCGCCGGCGCCTTGCCCTCGTCGCTCCCCTGCTGCTCGCCCTCGTGCCCCTGCCACCGCTCGCAGGGCAACTCGGCCCGGTGTCCACGCAGTTCTGGAGCGCCGGCTCGCCCGACCTCGTCACCTCGCCGCAGGCGCTCGCGCTCCTCGGCTCCGCTCTGGCCGCGGGGGACTTCGACTGCGACGGCTTCGACGACCTCGCGGTCGGCATCCCCGACGACGACGACAACAACGGCGCGCTCGCCGATACCGGATTCGTCCTGGTGGTGTACGGCTCCGCTTCCGGGCTCGTCGCGGCGGACCATCAGGTCTGGGACCAGCAGAGCCTCGCGCAGGAGGTCGAAGAGGCCGACGACCGCTTCGGCGCCGCGCTCGCCGCCGGCGACTTCGACGACGACGGCTGCGACGACCTCGCGATCGGCTCGCCGGACGAGGACATCGGCACCGAGACCGACGCCGGCGGCCTGCAGATCGTCTACGGCAGTTCGCTCGGGCTGGTGACGGACGGCAACGCCTTCTTTCGGCAGGGGACGGGCGGCGTGAGCGGCGCGCCGGAGGCGGCGGACCGCTTCGCGGCGAGCCTCGCGATCGGCGACTTCGACGACGACGGATTCGACGATCTGGCGATCGGCGTCGCCGGCGAGAGCATCGGAGCTGTCACCGAGGCCGGAGCCGTACACATCCTGTTCGGTTCCGCCGCCGGGCTCTCCGGCCCCAGTGAGCTGTTGCTCTATCGCGGCAGCGAACTGCCGGGCACGCCGCGGGAGGGCGAACGCCTCGGCGCGGCGCTCGCTGCGGGGCAGTTCGGAGGCAGCCTCCCAGGCCAGGACCTCGCGATCGGCGCGCCGGGCTCGAACGGCTTCGACAATGATGTCGAAGCGGAGGGCCTCGTCTTCGTCTATCGGGACGTCGGCGCCGGCCTGGTGGTCGGCCAGTTCACGCAGTCTTCGCCCGGTGTGCCCGGAAACTCGGAACCGTTCGACTTCTTCGGTCTGACGCTCGCCGCCGGGGACTTCGACGGCGACGGCTTCGACGAGATCGCCGTCGGTTCGCCGGGCGAGAATCTCGAGGGAGAAGCGGTGGCGAACGCCGGCGCCGTGACCGTGCTCGACATCGACGCCGGGCTGCACTTCCTGCTCCTGCAAAGCGATTTCCCGTTCGAGGAGCCGAGCGAAGCCGACGAGTTCGGGTCGGTGCTCGTGGCTGGGGACTTCGACGCCGACGGCGCAGATGACCTCGCGCTCGGCGTGCCGTTCGAGGACCTGGGACCGGTCACCACGACCGGCATCGTCCACGTCATTCACGGCGCCGCGGGAGTCGGGCTCTCGCTCGCGACCGCCAGCAACTGGCTGCAGACGATCGATCCGTCCGAAGTCGGCGACGGCTTCGGTTTCGCGCTCGCCGCCGGGCGTTTCGCCGGCCACTCCGGCCAGGACCTCGCGATCGGAGCGCCGGGAGAGACGGTGTCGAGCGAGGTCGCCGCTGGCGCCTGGAACGTCGTCTACTCGGAGGCGCTCTTCCGCGACGGCTTCGAGACCCAGGCGCACTGCAACTGGTCGTCGAGCGTCGGCGCACCGACCTGCTGA